A genomic region of Azospirillum sp. TSH58 contains the following coding sequences:
- a CDS encoding ABC transporter ATP-binding protein, with amino-acid sequence MTDTPTIRVEGVSKRYGDAFAVREVDLDLAPGECVAMVGHNGAGKSSLIKLMLGLTTPTAGSVRVLGGDPASAAASHIRRQVGFLPESVAFHPSMTGRETLDFYARLKRVPRDGNDALFDRVGLEPAAVKRRVGTYSKGMRQRLALAQALLGGPKVLFLDEPTTGLDPALRQSFYEIVRDLRDAGTTVLLCSHALTELEGQADRVVVMNRGRKVADGSLATLRGLAQLPVRIRLTLPSGEVVETACANDDKVATLRQIACEGPEIADIEVLQPSLDEMYAHFLRREAAE; translated from the coding sequence ATGACCGACACACCGACCATCCGTGTGGAGGGAGTCTCCAAGCGCTACGGCGACGCCTTCGCCGTGCGCGAGGTGGATCTGGACCTCGCCCCCGGCGAATGCGTGGCCATGGTCGGCCACAACGGCGCCGGCAAAAGCTCGCTGATCAAGCTGATGCTCGGGCTGACCACGCCGACCGCCGGCAGCGTCCGCGTGCTGGGCGGCGACCCGGCGAGTGCCGCCGCCTCGCACATCCGCCGGCAGGTCGGCTTCCTGCCGGAAAGCGTCGCCTTCCACCCCAGCATGACCGGGCGCGAGACGCTGGACTTCTACGCCCGGCTGAAGCGGGTGCCGCGCGACGGCAACGACGCGCTGTTCGATCGCGTGGGGCTGGAGCCCGCCGCCGTGAAGCGCCGCGTCGGCACTTATTCGAAGGGCATGCGGCAGCGGCTGGCGCTCGCCCAGGCGCTGCTCGGCGGGCCGAAGGTGCTGTTCCTGGACGAGCCGACGACCGGCCTCGACCCGGCGCTGCGCCAGAGCTTCTACGAGATCGTGCGCGACCTGCGCGACGCCGGCACCACCGTCCTGCTGTGCAGCCACGCCCTGACCGAGCTGGAGGGGCAGGCCGACCGCGTGGTGGTGATGAACCGCGGGCGCAAGGTCGCCGACGGCTCGCTCGCCACGTTGCGCGGGCTGGCGCAGCTGCCGGTGCGCATCCGCCTGACCCTGCCGTCCGGGGAGGTCGTGGAGACGGCCTGCGCCAACGACGACAAGGTGGCGACGCTCCGCCAGATCGCCTGCGAAGGCCCGGAGATCGCCGACATCGAGGTTCTCCAGCCCAGCCTGGACGAGATGTACGCCCACTTCCTGCGCCGGGAGGCTGCGGAATGA